In Brachypodium distachyon strain Bd21 chromosome 5, Brachypodium_distachyon_v3.0, whole genome shotgun sequence, the genomic window TTTCCTCGAAGCCAGTTTTTGCCCCATAGGATTGCAATTGATTTGTACTTCTTCAAAACAGACACTTGGAATATTGTGCGAAACTGCAAGGGCGAATAGCTTGGTCCAGAACAAGCAAAGGAAAGCAAGAAAATTGAAGCACAACTCTAGGTCTACTGTCCTCCCAGTGGATGAGAGCTCTGGCCCTTTTTTTAGTGAGTTGTGCTATAAGATTCTAGAGTTGATTGACAGAGGGACTGAGTCAGACACATCTGTGAAAATTGCTGCTATTTCTTCACTTGAAACACTGGCGAAAGAATATCCCTCTGAAAATCCTGCATATACCAAGTGCCTTGCAACAATCATTAATCATATCAGCTCTGGTGATGCGGTCACTTCTTCTGGGTTGATAAATGCTGCAGGCTCTCTGATTAATGTGCTAGGATCAAAAGCATTACCTCAACTCCCACTTATCATGAAAAATATGCTGCAAAGGTCACATCAGGTGTCCTGTTGCCCTAGTGGAAAATATGCTGACAGTTTCACTAGGACTGTTGCCGGATTTTCTAACCAATCTACAAATATTTTGCTGTCTGTACTTACAACTATTGAGGTAATTGTCCAAAAACTGGGGGAATTTGTTAGCCCATATTTGGGAGAAATACTGGATCTAGTGATATTGCATCCTGAATGTGCTGCTCAAATAGATGGAAAATTGGATGCAAAAGCAGCAGATGTTCGGAGGCTACTGACTGAGAGAGTTCCGGTATGTTATCTTGCACTCCCTCCGTACCTTAAATTAGGgcgtatattttttttttaccgagcctttgaccaagatttagtctataatatatatattttttgtgaaataaaattgatatcattggaTTGGTATTCGAAAGTACTTGTTTGTGATTATGATTTATATCACATAAGTCACAGATTGAtggagtaattcttggtcaaaccGTCTttcaaaggaaacaatataTGCCTTAatttatggaacagagggagtattgttTTCTCGGTGATATGACAGACAGCTATTGTGCTTTGCACATTGTATCTAATGAAATTATTGGTATTGCAGGTTCGGCTTATTCTTTCACCTTTACTGGATTTGCACTCCAGTGCTACCAAATGTGGAGAAGCAAGCCTGTCATTGGCATTCCAAATGCTTGCAAGTCTAGTCAGTACAATGGATCGACTGGCTGTAGGAACTTACCATACAAAAATTTATGAACACTGTTTGGTAGCTCTTGATCTCCGTCATCAACATCTGGACTCTTTGAAGGATATAAATTTAGTGGAGCAAAGTATTATCCATACCATTATCACTCTCACCATGAAGCTTACTGAGTCCACTTTTAGGCCTCTTTTCCTCCGTACTCTTGAATGGGCAGAGTCTGTAGTTGACCAGTCCACATCTGCGAAAAGTATGGACCGTGCAATTGTTTTCTACAAATTGATCAACAAGCTTGCGGAACAACACAGGTATCTGTAGTTGATCGTGTATTGTAAATAAAACTCATCAACTGCTCATAGAACTTCTTCCTAGGTTTGCTTCCCCCACCTCCATTTCTCATTGTCATAACTAGGCTTGTTTAAAAATTGGTACAGCATGTGCCTGTGCACAATGTATGCCCTGCTAATCACCATACCTACTCAGTGATCCCTTAACTGTGAATCCCAACTCTAATGAATATATATTTGTAAGGAAACACAGGCTGATGAGAAGCAATATACAGAAAGTATAGATTGGTTCTGGCCATCGTTTCTGAAAAAGCCAATTCGGGGACCTGTTGTTCTTCGACATCAACAAGTAAAAATCTAGTCTGTGGCTTGTTCCTTCCCAGGATAAAACTTGATCGGGGGATGGGTAGGCAGTGTCCATAAATGGGCTTTATAACCTTGTTTATTAACATGGAAATTTTGAAGCCCTTTTCATGGTTATGCTTGCTGGCTATTTGTGCATTCAACTTTGTCCTCTGTTAATTTTCTGTATTCCTAAaggctactccctccgttcctaaatataagatgttccaactttgtcctaagtcaaatttcttaaagtttgacataggacaaaactaaaacatcttatatttaggaatggatgTAGTACTTGCCACTAAAGCATGCTTTTATCAACTGCATCGTTGTGTATTCTGTGCTTTTTTCTTATTCATATCATTTGCTTGCAAAGGTCGTTGTTTACACCATACTTCAAGTACATACTTGAGGGATCTGTACAATATCTATCAGAAGATGGCGCTTTGAGCAGTTccaagcaaaagaagaaggctaAACTTGGAGATGATAAAGTCAAACAGAGGGATAGTTTATCCAGACAAAAACTGTGGATTTCAAGAGCTCTGATATTGAAATCCTTACACAAGTGCTTTCTTTATGACAATGATCAAAAGATCCTAGATGCCTCTAATTTCCAGGTTAGTTTCATCATATTATATAAGGTTTACATGCTCTTGCCTATTTGCTTTCATATTGAGCATACTTTTTCctgccacaaaaagaaatgtGCATGGCAATATGTCTTGTTTCAATGCGATAACCAGGAAAAGTTTCTTATGTTTTTTGCCTGCTTCTGGTAAATCTTTTCGTTTTAACATGTTTTCTGTGCTTGTTGGTTGTTTGCAGACTCTTCTCAAACCCATCGTTTCTCAGTTTGTTGTGGAACCGCCTGAATCTCTAGAATTAGTTCCAGATGCTCCATCAGTTGATGAAGTGGATGAAAATCTTGTTTTGTGCTTGGGGCAAATGGCAGTGACTGCACGGTCAGATGTGCTGTGGAAGCCTCTTAATCATGAGGTACGAACTAAGCAATATACCAGTAGTTCACGAATTATTGTTGCTGATTCGGAGATTTGTAATAATATATCTCATATATTTGAACCAGAGTTCAGGGCTGTAGTTTGTTCTAACTGCCTCAATTTTCTCATTAAACTGCAGGTGCTGATGCAGACAAGGAGTGAGAAAGTTCGGCCTAAAATGCTTGGCCTGAAGGTTGTGAGGTACATGGTCCAACATCTGAAGGAGGAGTACGTTGTTCTAGTCCCGGAGACCATCCCTTTCCTAGGCGAATTACTAGAGGATGTCGAGCTCCCTGTTAAGACTCTGTCCCAGGAGATATTGAAAGAGATCGAAACCCTCAGTGGTGAGAGCCTCAGGCAGTACCTGTGACGCCCCTAGAATCATTGCTACGAATCGAAATCCTACACAGCTCCTGGTGTTAGCTACTTCGAATATGTAATGTAAGCTGGAGAACACAGGATGAATGCTTTGGATTAACAGAAATTTTGATGTGCATACCTTATCGAAATGTTACTATATTTAAAACACCGACATGTAAACATCACGTGCCTTGTTGGGCGTCTACGGTGTATGTTCAAACCTGTGTGCTGTCATGATGTCAAATTGGCTGGCTGTACTGCAGTGACTTCAGGGATATGTGAACCAAAAGCACGTGCCACAGGAACAGAAGCACATGGAGAATCTGAAGCTCCGTAGGTGTTTTGTTTATGTTCCCAGTAAATCCAGTTGCCATTATGTACTTTTTGTTCCGACTGCGAAGATCGCGGAATTGTTTACACCACTATATCGATCACGCCGAATCGAGTTCTGACAGTCTCACGGCCAAAGAAGTCTATCGGATGATGCTAACATGACCCAAGGGCCACATGGTGGTGTCAGGACCCGCCTGATCTAGCTCTTCGTGACATGTCTCTTTCACATACTGAGCTCTGAACCCAGATTTGGTCCCAAGTACTGGGTCAAACTTCCGGGGAATATCAATGCTCACAAGTTTGGTTTTATCGGGCTCAACACCGGGTATGCAGCGTTTGAACTTTGGAAGGACTTGGTGCGCAAAAAGAACATTTGAGGCCAGGCCAGCATAGACCTTGACAAGATGTCACTGCCCAGTGCACCGAAAAGGAGCAAACACACTCAACCGGTGGCATGACAATCCTCACCATACACCTTCTATCCAGTACTTTCAGAGATCATAACATTGTGCCTAATTCCATTAGCCAACACTGTCATTTTAAGCAAGACCTACAAGATACAGCTAGCAATACGGAAGCCTCATTCATTGAACGCACCATCTGTCGAGTCTTCGAGTGCACGGAAActatacatatttttttaccaCCTAAAGTGTACATCATTCTCCGATTCCCCATTTTCAAACTCTCTACGCTTCAGCAAAAGAAACGACAAACTGGTAAAAGTACACTTATAAATAATAATTACTATCCTGCTGGTATAACACGACACCTTCTAATTAGCAAGCGGGTGACTCAACTCACTGCAGTCATCTTGCGATCTCTTCAAGCCTTTTGAGGATACGGTTGGTATCTGGTCTCAAGGATGGCGAAGGGTTACAGCAAGCCGTTGCAAGTTCAAAGAACGCATTGAGATTCCTTTCCTTCCCCGAGTTCTTACTTTGTTTGATCAGCTCGGAACTGAATGCATCTGATATCTTCCTCTCGAGAACCAAATCTTTGAAAGAGGcgggcagatggatgtcacgGGGGTTTGGCTGGCTGTCATTTGCTGCCTCCTTTTGAGCAAGCATCTCGAGCAGAATCACGCCCAGACTGTAGATATCGCTCTCCCTTGTGACTTCCTTCATCTTGATCAGCTCAGGAGCCTTGTATCCTTGCACTGCCGAGGTCTCAAGCATATCTTGTGAAGCAGAAGGATTCAGCAGAAGGTAGAGGCCAAAGTCTGATATCCTGGGCTGGAAATCGGCATCAAGCATAATATTGTTTGCCTTGAGGTTGCCATGAATGATCGGTCTCTGCGATCTTGTGTGAAGGTGGTCCAGTCCCTTGACAATGCCCATAGATAGCTTGCAGATTATCTCCCATCTCTGTGAATCATTGATGCCCTCTGCAGGTTAAAATAAAGGTAACAGTCAGCAAAAAATGCATACAGTTCATTATTAGATGCTATGGTGAATCTGACAGTAATTAGCAAGTTAGTTGTAACTAGATTCagacccaaaaaaaaaattgtgggtAGGAAGCTAGCTTGCAATCATACAAGAAACGGTAACCAAGAGGGCCATTTCGGAACCGTCTTTTTCAGACTCCGATAAAGTACAGACAGCCCAAAAGTTGTTGGCAACAAAAATGTTAAACTGCACAAACTGATTTGTGTAAACTATCATCTTCCCAAGCCTTTCTCAATGTGAGCAATTGATGGATCAAGATATAAATCATGCTCAATAAGAGCATACGACTCAACCCCCTGAAAATGAGAGCTGAAAGATGCAGGGAACACAAACAGTTCAGGCCACATAAATGCCAGAAAATAGTCTTAAAAACACTTCACAGAACATGTATTTCTctttacttcctccgatccataataagtgtctcggaTTTTGTGCTAACTTAACACAAAGTTgtattatggatcgaaggaaGTAAGAAATATTACTAACTATGTTTGGAAAGAAGTCTTCCCCGGAAGCATTGATCCGATATAACTGACATACACAGATAAACACAGAAAAATGAGTGAGGTTGCTACAGATGATCCTATATTTATGTCATTATAATGGAAGATTTGGTTAGCTGAAGATCATGCTCTGCAAAGTGTCCAAGCTAACAACCCAACCAGTAAAAGTTCACAAAGAACTTTATGAACTATCAAGCTGTCCCTTGGTCTGGTTAACTTGACGACAAGAGCACAAAGTGTAGCAGTGAAGACACATGGCTAAAAGTAACAAAATGTACTCTGCAAGGCTGTTACATAGCACCCACCCCAACTATTTATCAATCTTTGCGGCATTATTGGCTTCAACGCTTTTGACACTAAATCAAATGGGTAAAGTATTTGATCAAACAACTAGAGCTAAATTTCAGTTCTTTTCATGGTAAATGGGGTGACATGACACATAAATTAGCAAATCTCGGTGAAGTCTAATAATAATTAGACATGATTAGTCATGCTCAAAGCTAACTTCACTTAAAAGCAAAGCAAGGAAAGGAACCACGCGCCTCACGCGTTCGAGCAAAAGCAAGTAAAGAAACTACGCGAGCACACACGGGCGAACCTTGCAAGAACCGCCGGAGCGAGCCGGCGGCGTAGAAGGGGTGCACGAGCAGCTTCTCCCCTCGCGGGCCGACGTAGAGCGCGCGGATCGGCACGAGATTCGGGTGCTGCACTGCGCCGAGGATccgcgcagccgccgccgcctcctcggcggccgcggagcagACCGGCCGGAGGAACCGGAGCAGCGCCACCGCCTCGCCGGCGCTCAGCCCGGCGCGGTACAGCGTGCTGTGCGCCGACTTGGCGACCACCTCCCCGGGCGCCTCCAGGATCGCGGCCACCGTGagcccctcgccgccggggaACCTCACCAGCAGCTCCTCCCCCGCACCGGTGCCGTAAGCGCTGGACCCAGCCGCCTGGAAACGGTCGGCCCGCGCCCCGTGCGAGGGCAGCACGCcgtgacggcggcgccggcggcggtagCATCGGATGCAGTAGCAGAGGGACAGCAACACTATGACGGCGAGGACCGGGAAGAGGATGGCATTGACGATTGTCCCGCGCATTGCCGCGTTCTTGGGTTGGCTGGCCTGTGAGGAAGAGAGGCAGCGGCGCGCTTGCTTCCGGGGAACAACCGGGAGGAATTCCTTGGGAATATATGGTAGATTGGTAGGGTTCGGTCACTTTGGTGGCCTGTGGCGAAAGGTTTGTGCTTGGGCGCTCTTCCTTTCCTTCCCCTGCCCTTTTGGTATTCTTTCCCTTGGGTGAGATCTCCGGCCTGGCTGACTCCTCTTGTTCTGTCCGCGTGACAGTCTGAGTAAACAGTCTGAGGCCGAGCTAATGGTACACTGGAGCGGAGGTTAGCTTGAGATTCTTCTCATTTTGAGAGGAAAGTATGCGTGAGAGGGATGGGTCTCGTCTTCTTGCTTGGACTTTGGTTTAACACAAGAAGTGCGCTCTATACGGCAATGTACTTTCCCCATTAATAATGTGGGCAGCAGGTCTATAAATTTGCTAGGGCGTTTGGTCCCCTAACTTCATAACTGCGTGCGTTATCACGATTTTCGGTACGGGATGAGaagttacttttttttttggaaggggATGAGAAGTTACTGGATGACCCCTTTTTTTACCACTGGTCCATATGCGGATACCGatatttgtaaattttgaacGAACCGGTGAAATCGACCGGTTGCCCAGAACTTGTCACTGTAACCTTCTATATATGTTGTACCGTCATTTCCAGTGGCTGATCACAAGATCAAAGTGTAATTTAGATTGAACTGATGTAAACGTCCCGGGACATGTTAGTGTAAAAAGTTTAGGCTGCACCGTGCACCCTTATACAATGGTGGATTGGTGTTTGCTTTGATTTTAGGCGTGCAAGGTTAGTTGGGACGTGAACATTGCCCGTAGTTATCCGGATATTTGGAACTCGTGTGGGATTTGCTCGTCCACGTCATGGGCcgtgatgtatatatatactccaatGGTGTTAGTACTCATACAAGTACTTGTTACCAACCTTCTATAGTTTCTCGCGTTGACGTCTTGTCCAAACACTCGTATTCTCTTTAAGTGAAGTAAGATGACCACTTCTTCggcatattttcttttgcaaattgtaaaagaagaggaggcttACTTGTGCATTGTGGACGATTAGAGCTTGTGAAAGCATCAGATGATGTGGGCCTTGCATCTGCCACCCGGTGACCCAACCAGTCCCGCTGCCCGCGCAGACCCCGACCATCAAAAGATTGGGACGACAGAAACAAGTGCAGAAAAGCGTGATTATTGGAAATGCAAACAATGGCATTCGGCTTCGTGTGATGGCACTCGGGAAGAGAAATCTGCTGTTGTTGTGAGACGGTGAGAGGGACGACCTATTTGATTTTTCTGTTGCGTTCAGTTGAGAAGATTTTGATTTTGCTGTTGGTGTGCTGATCAGAGGCAGTTGCGCGCAAATGTATCGACGCGAAGCGAAAGCGTGCGCGTCAGCGCGTGTGTACAACTAACgaatactccgtattattcTTGCCGATATATGTGAGCGTTCGAGCAGCTCCGATGCGTACGGTGCAACGGCCAGCAAGTATGTACGCACGCAGGCAGGCGCGACAAACATACGGTCGTTTTGATTTGACTCGGGCGGGCGGCAGCACGTAGTCGGTGGCATTCGCTGCTCCTCCCATCGCCAAATACTGTACTCCCCCGTAGCACTAGTACCACGGTCTTTTGGGGCCGGGCTCTTGACACCGACGGCGACCGGTGCCCTCCGCCGACCGACGTCGGTTACACGGTCCGCAAGGGCGTTGTACGAGCAGTACGTCGAACTGTCTGGAGCAGCGGGCGGAGCTGAACCGACGGCGACGCATACTCGGTTACAAGGGCAGGCAGGCCGGCAGCAGAAGTACGTGCAGCCCGACAGCCCGTGTGTGGCCGTGTACGTGGGGGTTCACGCTTCCCGGCGTGAGATGCAGGGCGCTGTGCCTGTGCGCGTGGTGAAGTGGTGACACGCCGGCGCAGCGGGTGCGGGTTCACTGGTGCCGTGCGCGGCGCGGCGTGCGTGGCCGCGCATGGGTCCGTGCCGACCGACGGGACGTGCCCACGGGGCCTGCTGTTGTTTGGCAGTTGGGTTTGCCCGGTGGATCGGTGAATGCAATCTTGCCCTTTTGGGCCGCCTTTCGTCGGCCTCTGGTTCGTCGTGTTCGGGTGAGCTTTAAGGAACACTTCATGTACTGTACAAAGcatgaaaccctagccgccggagGAAAAATCACTGCTTCCATCTTCGTCCGTTCACCTGGCTTCCCATGGTCTATTGGGCATTTCCGTCCATTGTCTTTcgattttagttcaaattttgagtcAACTTTCTGAACTAGCAAATCTCAAATGAATTTGAAGTTTTGCAGCCCTATTTCCGACTCCATCCCCGCTTTGGAATTGCT contains:
- the LOC100833343 gene encoding putative kinase-like protein TMKL1; this translates as MRGTIVNAILFPVLAVIVLLSLCYCIRCYRRRRRRHGVLPSHGARADRFQAAGSSAYGTGAGEELLVRFPGGEGLTVAAILEAPGEVVAKSAHSTLYRAGLSAGEAVALLRFLRPVCSAAAEEAAAAARILGAVQHPNLVPIRALYVGPRGEKLLVHPFYAAGSLRRFLQEGINDSQRWEIICKLSMGIVKGLDHLHTRSQRPIIHGNLKANNIMLDADFQPRISDFGLYLLLNPSASQDMLETSAVQGYKAPELIKMKEVTRESDIYSLGVILLEMLAQKEAANDSQPNPRDIHLPASFKDLVLERKISDAFSSELIKQSKNSGKERNLNAFFELATACCNPSPSLRPDTNRILKRLEEIAR